One part of the Enterococcus sp. DIV1094 genome encodes these proteins:
- a CDS encoding VOC family protein: MNLTTIHHVAIIVSDYQKSRTFYVDLLGFEVIRENYREDRGDYKLDLKLGEMELEIFGIENAPKRPSYPEACGLRHLAFKVERIEETVAELQKLGIETEPIRIDTFTGEKMTFFFDPDGLPLELHE, translated from the coding sequence ATGAATTTAACAACGATCCACCATGTCGCAATCATTGTGTCAGATTATCAAAAGTCACGCACTTTTTACGTTGATTTATTAGGGTTTGAGGTTATCCGTGAGAATTATCGAGAAGACCGTGGAGATTATAAATTAGATTTGAAATTAGGTGAGATGGAGCTTGAGATTTTCGGCATTGAAAATGCACCTAAAAGACCAAGTTATCCAGAAGCTTGCGGCTTGAGACACTTAGCATTCAAAGTAGAAAGAATTGAAGAAACCGTAGCTGAATTGCAAAAACTGGGCATTGAAACTGAACCGATCCGCATCGATACCTTTACAGGAGAAAAAATGACCTTCTTTTTTGATCCAGACGGTTTGCCCCTCGAATTACATGAATAG
- the nrdI gene encoding class Ib ribonucleoside-diphosphate reductase assembly flavoprotein NrdI, with product MNILYISISGNTRGFVKKLAAFAAEQHDIDASLPLVDLKEIHENSDFEKETEPFFTFVPTYLEGGNGIDSGDQEILTETMREYLEYQENHTLCLGVIGSGNKNFNHQYCLTAKQYAEQFGFPMVEDYELRGTPTDVERIYRALVDRYKA from the coding sequence ATGAATATCTTATATATCTCAATTTCTGGTAATACCCGAGGATTCGTCAAAAAATTAGCGGCATTTGCTGCGGAACAGCATGACATAGATGCTTCACTTCCCTTAGTCGATTTGAAAGAGATCCATGAAAATAGCGACTTTGAAAAAGAAACTGAACCTTTTTTTACCTTTGTACCTACTTATTTAGAAGGAGGTAATGGCATCGATAGCGGTGATCAGGAGATTTTGACAGAGACTATGCGTGAATATTTGGAATACCAAGAAAATCATACGCTTTGTCTTGGTGTCATCGGTAGTGGGAACAAAAACTTTAATCATCAATATTGTTTGACAGCAAAACAATATGCTGAACAATTTGGCTTCCCTATGGTAGAAGACTATGAATTACGTGGTACACCAACAGATGTCGAAAGAATCTATCGGGCCTTAGTTGACCGTTATAAAGCATAA
- a CDS encoding DUF4573 domain-containing protein, with the protein MFKNKFLNLFLLSALVINLCFPIQVIAETFIPQDPGSVYDDLTGDYGLLGIASQFHVFAKEKTTINAHTEGNVATDVLSATNNFGTSITTGDLNNEINYAQVIENISSSVETSASDTRVNEFIVGSGNVVTSENDKVVVNGTRLDHLTQDEFYQDQPGQQYIDFEKEFERLIEASDKLMTSDSSKTYTTADFPDMNNRVIDCTSIEGDEPLIINVDASVLAMNTPLRINNPDGKVIVINVVDVPEDFTVHSQIQYNDRSNHQTEDFSDANISWNFGTKTGQLTIDAPFQGTIIAPCSDITVNQSQDGTIIGKNVTLNATTNRWDPNEIFLATDTDDKTGESSTEPSTSESSTEPSTSESSTEPGTSESSTEPSTSESSTEPSTSESSTEPSTSESSTEPSTSESSTEPSTSESSTEPSTSVSSTEPSTSESSTEPSTSESSTEPSTSESSTEPSTSESSTEPSTSESSTEPSTSESSTEPSTSESSSDSGNRGHHSDTTTTSSFSSTNTSEEPVNSEKVTTESDGVDTVGTDRSENKVGVVVGSNSNNGGPSAKDEQSQNQQFFPKTNGERNNLWIMVGTMLIYVVTLLFYRRKHVN; encoded by the coding sequence ATGTTTAAGAACAAGTTTTTGAATCTATTCCTACTATCGGCTTTGGTGATCAATCTGTGTTTTCCAATCCAAGTAATTGCCGAAACATTTATTCCACAAGATCCAGGAAGTGTCTATGATGATTTGACTGGTGATTATGGACTACTAGGAATTGCTTCTCAGTTCCATGTATTCGCAAAAGAAAAAACAACGATCAATGCGCATACAGAGGGCAATGTAGCAACGGATGTGTTATCAGCCACAAATAATTTCGGTACCTCGATCACTACAGGAGATTTAAACAACGAGATCAACTATGCACAGGTTATAGAGAACATTAGCAGTTCAGTCGAGACCTCTGCTTCTGATACCCGCGTGAATGAATTTATTGTGGGTTCGGGAAATGTGGTCACGAGTGAAAATGATAAAGTTGTGGTCAACGGGACGAGATTGGATCATCTAACACAAGATGAATTCTATCAAGATCAACCAGGTCAACAATATATTGATTTTGAAAAGGAATTTGAACGATTGATTGAAGCTTCAGATAAGCTGATGACATCAGACTCATCAAAAACATATACAACTGCTGATTTTCCCGACATGAATAATCGTGTGATCGATTGTACAAGTATTGAAGGTGATGAACCTTTGATCATCAATGTGGATGCTTCGGTTCTTGCAATGAACACACCATTGCGAATCAATAATCCTGATGGGAAAGTGATTGTCATAAACGTGGTGGATGTACCAGAAGATTTCACTGTGCATTCACAAATCCAATATAATGATCGCTCAAACCATCAAACAGAAGATTTTTCTGATGCCAATATTTCTTGGAATTTTGGGACTAAAACTGGACAACTGACAATTGATGCACCATTTCAAGGAACGATTATTGCCCCTTGTTCGGATATCACGGTCAACCAAAGTCAGGATGGAACGATCATTGGGAAAAATGTTACTTTAAATGCCACAACAAACCGTTGGGATCCAAATGAAATTTTTCTTGCCACAGATACGGATGATAAGACAGGTGAAAGCAGTACCGAGCCAAGCACGAGTGAAAGCAGTACAGAACCAAGCACGAGTGAAAGCAGTACAGAACCAGGTACAAGTGAAAGCAGTACAGAACCAAGCACGAGTGAAAGCAGTACGGAACCAAGCACAAGTGAAAGCAGTACGGAACCAAGCACAAGTGAAAGCAGTACGGAACCAAGCACAAGTGAAAGCAGTACGGAACCAAGTACGAGCGAAAGCAGTACAGAACCAAGCACAAGTGTAAGCAGTACAGAACCAAGCACAAGTGAAAGCAGTACGGAACCAAGCACGAGCGAAAGCAGTACGGAACCAAGCACAAGTGAAAGCAGTACGGAACCAAGCACGAGCGAAAGCAGTACGGAACCAAGCACAAGTGAAAGCAGTACCGAGCCAAGCACGAGCGAAAGCAGTACCGAGCCAAGCACAAGTGAAAGCAGCTCGGATTCAGGAAACCGGGGGCATCATTCAGACACCACTACCACTAGCAGTTTTTCATCAACAAATACCTCTGAAGAACCTGTGAATAGCGAAAAAGTGACAACAGAGAGCGATGGAGTAGATACTGTGGGGACCGATAGAAGTGAAAACAAAGTAGGGGTAGTTGTTGGATCAAACAGCAATAACGGTGGTCCTTCAGCTAAAGATGAACAATCACAAAACCAACAATTTTTCCCTAAAACAAATGGGGAAAGAAATAATTTGTGGATCATGGTAGGTACAATGCTGATTTATGTAGTGACACTTCTTTTCTATAGAAGAAAACATGTTAACTAA
- a CDS encoding DUF979 domain-containing protein, translating into MGFLDFFTNSEVLLSEKLLEILYILMGLVLIYTGLRNAFDKSNPHRFGSAFFWTVLGVVIAAGRWISPIANGVLIFAMTIPAITKKVSKGASRLPSKEYMEKMSDKLGMKIFIPALSIGIFAILFALFTDLGALVGVGVGVFVAMLILMFFSRDNRPTTFLDDASDMLGTVGPLSMLPMLLASLGAVFTSAGVGTVISSAVGTIVPEGNVNIGIIIYALGMVLFTVIMGNAFAAITVMTVGIGAPFVFSQGANPALIGMVALTCGFCGTLLTPMAANFNVVPVAMLEMKDKYGVIKNQLFVAVFMLVFQIVYMILFK; encoded by the coding sequence ATGGGTTTTTTAGACTTTTTTACAAATTCTGAAGTATTACTAAGTGAAAAATTATTAGAAATCTTATATATCTTGATGGGGCTAGTTTTGATCTATACAGGTCTTCGTAATGCTTTTGATAAAAGTAACCCTCATCGATTTGGTTCTGCCTTTTTCTGGACAGTTTTGGGTGTCGTGATTGCTGCTGGTCGTTGGATATCGCCAATTGCCAATGGGGTATTGATTTTCGCGATGACGATCCCAGCTATCACGAAAAAGGTGAGCAAGGGTGCAAGTCGTTTGCCATCAAAAGAATATATGGAAAAGATGTCAGACAAGTTAGGCATGAAAATCTTTATTCCCGCATTGAGTATCGGGATCTTTGCCATTTTATTCGCCCTGTTCACTGATTTAGGTGCTTTAGTCGGTGTTGGTGTGGGGGTATTCGTAGCGATGCTGATCTTGATGTTCTTTTCAAGAGACAACCGCCCAACAACCTTCTTAGATGATGCATCAGACATGTTAGGGACAGTTGGTCCTTTAAGTATGTTGCCGATGCTCTTAGCTTCACTTGGTGCGGTCTTCACGAGTGCAGGAGTTGGTACAGTGATCTCCAGTGCTGTCGGTACGATCGTTCCTGAAGGGAATGTCAATATTGGGATCATCATCTATGCGTTAGGAATGGTTCTATTTACAGTGATCATGGGGAATGCTTTTGCGGCAATCACCGTCATGACAGTAGGTATCGGTGCTCCTTTTGTCTTTAGTCAAGGAGCTAATCCAGCGCTGATCGGAATGGTCGCATTGACATGTGGTTTCTGTGGAACATTGCTAACACCAATGGCTGCCAACTTTAATGTGGTACCAGTAGCAATGTTGGAAATGAAAGATAAATACGGCGTGATCAAGAATCAATTGTTTGTTGCTGTATTCATGCTCGTTTTCCAAATCGTATATATGATTTTATTTAAATAA
- a CDS encoding glucose PTS transporter subunit IIA — MGKNELTLAELAKQIYAGAGGMDNVDSVVHCMTRVRMKIIDESLVDVSRLKAIPGVLGVVEDEQLQVIIGPGKVNKVAQEMVDQAGVKLGEKIPGTPDSSVGLSGKDKVNERAQAMKNAQKSKQKPSKIKSVLKDISNIFVPMIPAFVGTGIVAGIAAVLTNLVTAGTIDGATWQQYIDIMNILKNGMFSYLVIYTGINAAQVFGATPTLGGVIGAVVMLLGMNPEAPLTNLFTGQPLAAGQGGILGVIFAVWLLSIVEKKLHQIVPDAVDIIVTPTLSLIVIGLIEIFLIMPLAGFISDGMVGGINWVLSVGGAFSGFVLGTLFLPMVMFGLHQILTPIHAQMIDQTGYTLLLPILAMAGAGQVGAALALWVRCKKDKELTEMIKGALPVGILGIGEPLIYGVTLPLGRPFITACIGGGIGGAVIGLIGNIGAIAIGPSGAALIPLISNGKWFGYVLGLLAAYAGGFLATFFFGIPKEQLLKEEIAEEASDYDESSTVLPSQTQAVQLYAVADGTVQSIEQASDPVFAQKMMGEGYFVEPINGQIYAPTSGVISSIFPTKHAIGLTTSDGLEILVHMGINTVELGGVPFDIKVSEGQTVTKDTLLAEVDLAAIKDAGKETSMMVLLTNMEHVHTFVLTHTGEAKAKTPVMDVESVK; from the coding sequence ATGGGAAAAAATGAATTGACTTTAGCAGAACTGGCAAAACAAATTTATGCTGGAGCAGGTGGGATGGACAATGTAGACAGCGTTGTCCATTGTATGACCCGAGTTCGAATGAAGATCATCGATGAATCGCTTGTTGATGTGTCAAGGTTGAAAGCGATACCAGGTGTGCTGGGAGTGGTAGAGGATGAACAGTTACAAGTGATCATCGGACCGGGAAAGGTGAACAAAGTCGCACAAGAAATGGTGGATCAAGCTGGTGTAAAATTAGGAGAAAAAATCCCTGGAACCCCTGATTCTTCTGTTGGCTTATCAGGGAAAGACAAAGTCAATGAACGGGCGCAAGCGATGAAAAATGCGCAAAAATCAAAACAGAAGCCATCGAAAATCAAATCAGTTTTAAAAGATATCTCTAATATATTTGTCCCAATGATCCCAGCTTTCGTTGGTACAGGGATCGTTGCGGGGATTGCTGCGGTATTGACCAACCTCGTAACAGCTGGAACAATTGATGGTGCGACTTGGCAACAGTACATCGACATCATGAACATTCTTAAAAACGGGATGTTTAGTTATCTTGTCATTTACACTGGGATCAATGCGGCTCAAGTATTTGGCGCAACTCCTACGCTTGGTGGTGTCATCGGTGCGGTTGTTATGTTGTTGGGAATGAATCCAGAAGCGCCTTTAACGAACTTATTCACTGGTCAGCCCTTAGCTGCGGGACAAGGTGGTATCCTTGGAGTGATTTTTGCGGTTTGGTTGCTTTCAATCGTCGAAAAGAAATTGCACCAAATCGTTCCCGATGCGGTAGATATCATTGTCACACCAACCCTTTCATTGATCGTGATTGGTTTGATCGAGATATTCTTGATCATGCCATTAGCAGGCTTTATCTCAGATGGCATGGTTGGTGGAATCAATTGGGTACTTAGCGTGGGCGGAGCCTTTTCCGGATTTGTGTTAGGTACATTGTTCCTACCAATGGTGATGTTTGGTTTGCATCAGATTTTAACTCCGATCCATGCACAGATGATCGATCAAACAGGCTATACATTACTATTACCTATTTTGGCGATGGCAGGTGCAGGACAAGTTGGTGCAGCTTTAGCATTATGGGTTAGATGTAAAAAAGACAAAGAATTGACTGAGATGATCAAAGGGGCTTTGCCTGTTGGGATTTTAGGAATCGGGGAACCGTTGATCTACGGTGTAACGTTACCTTTAGGCCGTCCGTTCATCACTGCTTGTATCGGAGGAGGTATTGGTGGTGCGGTGATCGGTTTGATCGGAAATATTGGTGCGATTGCCATTGGCCCTTCTGGTGCAGCGTTGATTCCTTTGATTTCAAATGGCAAATGGTTTGGCTACGTTCTTGGGTTACTGGCCGCTTATGCTGGCGGATTTTTAGCTACTTTCTTTTTCGGGATTCCAAAAGAACAATTGCTGAAAGAAGAAATCGCAGAAGAAGCTTCTGATTATGACGAATCTTCGACTGTTTTGCCTAGTCAAACACAAGCAGTTCAACTATATGCAGTAGCGGACGGTACGGTGCAATCGATCGAACAGGCGAGCGATCCTGTTTTTGCTCAAAAGATGATGGGAGAAGGTTATTTCGTTGAACCGATCAACGGTCAGATCTATGCCCCAACTTCAGGGGTCATCAGCTCGATTTTCCCAACGAAACATGCCATCGGATTGACCACTTCTGATGGGTTAGAGATCTTGGTGCATATGGGCATCAATACGGTTGAATTAGGTGGAGTCCCATTCGATATAAAAGTGAGTGAAGGACAGACTGTCACAAAAGATACATTGTTAGCAGAAGTTGATTTAGCGGCAATCAAAGACGCCGGAAAGGAAACTTCTATGATGGTTCTATTGACTAATATGGAACATGTCCATACGTTTGTTTTGACACATACAGGTGAAGCAAAAGCAAAAACACCAGTAATGGATGTTGAAAGTGTGAAATAA
- a CDS encoding basic amino acid/polyamine antiporter, producing MDTEQQRKGIGLIPLAALVIGSAIGGGVFGIMTDISGSAGGPAIFSWVLVGSAMMMLSLSINNINKKRPELEGGIFSYAEAGFGRFAGFISGWGYWLTCWLGNVAFATLLMSALGYFFPIFDGGQNIASVIVSTIFLWGYAWLVNRGVENASYVNAIVTICKLVPLFLFIIVAISTFSLQQFINNFSSEIILNANGQPVPFSGQILSCIMVMLWVFVGIEGASVVGSRAKKKSDVGKATILGIFGLIVIYVLVSMLPYGTMSMQELQTIQTQPAMGYVFEMMVGKWGAIVINGGLIISLVGVWLSWTILPIETMRNMADDGLLPARWGKVNKKGAPTYAIVLTTICTNAFLLSLLFTDSAYNFAYTLGTAAIFFTWLFLGLYQMKLSYQRKEWVQFFVGLLASAFQVWAMLFVAFNEVMLVLVLFLPGILFYLKARKEKQQATPQTKLDYLLLSLVSIFGIVAAALFATGVLHL from the coding sequence ATGGACACAGAGCAACAGAGAAAAGGTATTGGGTTGATCCCGTTAGCGGCCTTAGTGATTGGATCGGCGATTGGAGGTGGCGTTTTCGGTATTATGACCGACATCTCAGGATCGGCTGGTGGCCCGGCAATATTCAGCTGGGTGTTAGTTGGGTCTGCCATGATGATGCTCTCGCTGTCAATCAATAATATCAATAAAAAACGACCAGAGTTAGAAGGTGGTATTTTTAGTTATGCCGAAGCTGGTTTTGGTCGATTTGCAGGATTTATCAGTGGTTGGGGGTATTGGCTGACTTGTTGGTTAGGAAATGTGGCCTTTGCTACTTTATTGATGAGTGCGCTAGGTTACTTCTTTCCAATATTTGATGGCGGGCAAAATATTGCCTCAGTCATTGTCAGTACGATTTTTTTATGGGGATATGCTTGGCTTGTCAATCGCGGCGTCGAAAATGCAAGTTACGTCAATGCAATCGTGACGATCTGTAAGTTAGTCCCTCTGTTTTTATTTATTATCGTTGCAATCAGTACCTTCTCACTGCAACAATTTATCAATAATTTTTCAAGTGAGATCATCTTGAATGCGAATGGACAACCGGTTCCTTTCTCAGGACAGATTCTCAGTTGTATCATGGTGATGCTATGGGTATTTGTAGGGATCGAAGGAGCTTCTGTTGTTGGTTCACGAGCAAAGAAAAAATCAGATGTTGGAAAAGCCACGATTTTAGGTATTTTTGGCTTGATTGTTATCTATGTGTTAGTTTCCATGTTACCTTATGGCACGATGTCGATGCAGGAACTACAGACGATACAAACGCAACCTGCGATGGGCTATGTGTTTGAGATGATGGTTGGTAAATGGGGCGCCATCGTGATCAATGGTGGCTTGATCATTTCCTTGGTCGGTGTATGGTTGTCTTGGACGATCCTACCGATCGAAACGATGCGCAATATGGCGGATGACGGATTATTGCCGGCACGCTGGGGGAAAGTCAATAAAAAAGGGGCACCAACATATGCGATCGTATTAACGACTATATGTACAAATGCTTTTTTACTTTCTCTATTGTTTACCGATAGTGCCTATAACTTTGCTTACACACTCGGAACAGCAGCGATCTTCTTTACATGGCTGTTTTTAGGATTGTATCAAATGAAACTTTCTTATCAAAGAAAAGAGTGGGTCCAGTTCTTTGTTGGGCTATTAGCAAGTGCTTTTCAAGTTTGGGCGATGTTATTTGTCGCTTTCAATGAAGTGATGCTCGTTCTTGTATTGTTTTTACCAGGTATCTTGTTTTATCTCAAAGCAAGAAAAGAAAAACAACAAGCTACTCCACAGACAAAACTTGATTATCTATTGCTTTCATTAGTATCGATTTTTGGGATAGTAGCAGCGGCATTATTTGCAACTGGAGTGTTACATCTTTAG
- a CDS encoding DUF969 domain-containing protein produces MENYLSLLGVLIVILGFAFKLDSILIVMVALVVTAFTGGLGLEGMLETLGTSFVNNRGMAIFIIIMLATGTLERNGLKESAATLIKRFKKVSAGMIIDIYGVFRMIFAAFNVSFGGVAGFVRPIIMPMALGTVESKGLTVNPEHEEELKGMSSAMENICWFFGQVLFIGGAGALLVQSTLKDLGYEVTLGQLALVQIPVAITALIVASVYFYLKEKKLAKKYYPGKEK; encoded by the coding sequence ATGGAAAATTATCTTAGCCTTTTAGGCGTACTGATTGTTATTCTTGGTTTTGCTTTCAAGTTAGATTCGATTTTGATCGTCATGGTTGCGTTAGTCGTGACAGCTTTTACTGGTGGTTTAGGACTTGAAGGAATGCTAGAAACTTTAGGTACAAGCTTTGTAAATAACCGAGGAATGGCAATTTTTATTATCATTATGTTAGCAACTGGTACGTTAGAACGCAATGGTCTGAAGGAATCTGCTGCAACGTTGATCAAACGTTTCAAGAAGGTATCAGCTGGAATGATCATCGATATTTATGGTGTTTTCCGAATGATCTTTGCAGCCTTCAACGTTAGTTTCGGTGGTGTAGCCGGCTTTGTCCGTCCAATCATCATGCCGATGGCGTTAGGTACTGTGGAATCAAAAGGATTAACAGTTAATCCTGAACATGAAGAGGAATTAAAAGGGATGTCTTCAGCAATGGAGAATATCTGCTGGTTCTTTGGGCAAGTGCTATTTATCGGTGGTGCGGGTGCTTTATTGGTTCAATCCACATTGAAAGATTTAGGCTACGAAGTTACCCTTGGTCAGTTGGCGTTGGTGCAAATACCAGTCGCAATCACTGCGCTGATCGTAGCGAGTGTCTATTTCTATTTAAAAGAAAAGAAATTAGCGAAGAAATACTATCCAGGAAAGGAGAAATAA
- the pcp gene encoding pyroglutamyl-peptidase I, which translates to MKVLVTGFDPFGGDKVNPAYEAVKKMPSEIAGAEIIKLEVPTVFGKSGQVVKEAIQEHQPEIVICVGQAGGRSAISFERVAINLAEARIADNEGNQPFDTPLEADGPAAYFTSLPIKAMTKNVQEHGLPAYISYTAGTFVCNDIMYRLLHLIETEFPTIRGGFIHVPFSPDQVIDRPVGTPAMSLDDIASSLTYAVEAAVNNKEDISGNAGTTH; encoded by the coding sequence ATGAAAGTACTCGTAACTGGTTTTGATCCATTTGGTGGAGATAAAGTAAATCCTGCCTATGAAGCAGTCAAAAAAATGCCGTCTGAGATTGCCGGCGCAGAAATCATTAAATTGGAAGTTCCCACTGTCTTTGGTAAGAGTGGGCAAGTCGTGAAAGAAGCCATCCAAGAACATCAACCTGAGATCGTGATTTGTGTCGGTCAAGCAGGGGGACGTTCAGCAATTTCTTTTGAACGAGTAGCAATCAATCTAGCAGAGGCACGTATTGCAGATAATGAAGGAAACCAACCTTTTGATACACCATTAGAAGCAGACGGACCAGCTGCTTACTTTACCTCATTACCGATCAAAGCAATGACAAAAAATGTACAAGAACATGGATTACCAGCTTATATTTCTTATACAGCCGGTACATTTGTTTGTAATGACATCATGTATCGATTGCTACACTTGATCGAAACAGAATTCCCAACGATTCGTGGCGGCTTCATCCATGTGCCATTTTCACCAGATCAAGTCATTGATCGTCCTGTAGGGACACCAGCGATGTCACTTGATGATATTGCATCTTCATTGACTTATGCGGTAGAAGCGGCAGTAAACAACAAAGAAGACATTTCAGGCAATGCAGGAACAACTCATTGA
- a CDS encoding GNAT family N-acetyltransferase, whose amino-acid sequence MIRNARKEDAAAIAPLILVILKDMDLPFLLKYGEEKTLEILEEAITDPDYRYSYTRGIVDEREGKVAGIAYGYTDEEESFIDQPLEKVLQKHGIYEQVEMFADRETFPDEWYLDSICVSEEFRGQGIGSSLLEALPPIVKKQNRDAIGLSCDKQNPQARKLYERHGFKVVGERTISGHLYDHMQKKIVE is encoded by the coding sequence ATGATTCGTAATGCAAGAAAAGAAGATGCGGCAGCGATTGCTCCGCTTATTTTAGTTATTTTGAAAGATATGGATCTACCCTTTCTTTTAAAGTACGGAGAAGAAAAAACATTGGAGATCTTAGAAGAAGCAATCACAGATCCAGACTATCGCTACAGCTATACAAGAGGGATCGTTGACGAGCGAGAAGGCAAGGTAGCAGGGATTGCTTATGGTTATACAGACGAAGAAGAGTCGTTTATCGATCAACCATTAGAGAAAGTGTTGCAAAAACATGGTATTTATGAACAGGTGGAAATGTTTGCGGATAGAGAAACCTTTCCTGATGAATGGTATTTAGATTCAATCTGTGTTTCTGAAGAATTTAGAGGACAAGGGATCGGTTCCTCTTTGCTAGAAGCATTACCTCCGATCGTAAAAAAACAAAACCGCGATGCCATTGGACTAAGCTGCGATAAGCAAAACCCGCAAGCTAGAAAATTATACGAACGTCATGGCTTCAAAGTAGTGGGCGAACGTACGATCAGTGGGCATCTTTATGATCATATGCAAAAGAAAATCGTCGAGTGA
- the pnuC gene encoding nicotinamide riboside transporter PnuC, with protein sequence MRNYLKFLTHQLKGWPQQNYYLFYFSLGCQVMTLVNQPITWLAIITFIGTNLGVLCILSINAAKSVNGILGILSALCFIIVGFSAKNYLSIGEQIAYMVTLDIPVLLSKEWNHNMASKIRQFSGKSWLIAIAGTILVYLASGYLIGTYTDDPRPWIDAIAFSISLSAGIISFLRYNNQYYWWLASGLAQMVLWYVSYTHGSASLAMFINSSVYLINDLLAFTVSPWYNKKERERMQRMEAEYFSHHVS encoded by the coding sequence ATGCGTAATTATCTAAAATTTTTAACTCATCAATTGAAAGGCTGGCCTCAACAGAATTATTATTTATTCTACTTTAGTTTAGGATGCCAAGTGATGACTCTAGTCAATCAGCCAATCACTTGGTTAGCGATCATTACCTTTATCGGTACTAATTTAGGTGTATTATGTATTTTATCGATCAACGCCGCCAAATCAGTCAATGGTATCTTAGGGATACTTTCTGCTCTTTGTTTTATTATCGTTGGTTTTTCTGCTAAAAATTACTTGAGTATCGGTGAACAGATTGCCTATATGGTTACTTTAGATATCCCTGTATTGTTAAGTAAAGAATGGAACCATAATATGGCTTCTAAAATTCGACAATTTAGTGGAAAAAGTTGGTTGATCGCCATAGCTGGTACTATTTTGGTTTACTTGGCGTCTGGTTATTTGATTGGCACGTATACAGATGATCCTCGTCCTTGGATCGATGCGATTGCTTTTTCAATTAGTCTGTCTGCTGGTATCATTAGCTTCCTTCGCTACAACAATCAATATTATTGGTGGCTTGCTTCCGGTCTTGCACAAATGGTTCTCTGGTATGTCTCATATACTCATGGTTCTGCTAGTTTAGCGATGTTTATCAATAGCTCAGTTTACTTGATCAACGACTTATTAGCCTTTACTGTATCCCCTTGGTACAACAAAAAAGAAAGAGAACGAATGCAACGAATGGAAGCGGAATACTTTTCACATCATGTTTCTTGA
- a CDS encoding TraX family protein encodes MRVKGLTSYQLKWIAIVFMVVDHINSYFGMQLGLPSWVSWLGRFVAPLFVFLLVEGFKYTHSKYQYAKRLGMAAFVVAIGNVIYNLATGNYISSYNNQPNYFLFLGPHNIFLTLFLLFCLMWVLSIMNGTIWRKVILSVAALVLMFITVAFSEGGIYLVPMLLLMYFFREKKEHGKLIVGIFVYTLILFCLAILSYTQMPDYQSLYQFLTFDNEFMMVTVIPFIILYNGKLGGTGRAFDKYFFYLFYPIHLWIIYLIYTLIN; translated from the coding sequence ATGAGGGTAAAAGGGTTGACGAGCTATCAATTGAAATGGATAGCGATTGTCTTTATGGTCGTTGATCATATCAATAGTTATTTCGGGATGCAATTAGGGTTGCCTAGTTGGGTTTCATGGTTAGGACGTTTCGTTGCGCCATTATTTGTGTTTTTATTAGTTGAAGGTTTCAAGTATACGCACAGTAAATATCAATATGCAAAACGATTAGGAATGGCGGCTTTTGTAGTGGCTATTGGAAATGTTATCTATAATTTAGCAACAGGAAATTACATTAGTTCGTACAATAATCAGCCAAACTATTTTTTATTTTTAGGGCCACATAATATCTTTTTGACATTATTCTTACTATTTTGCTTGATGTGGGTTCTTTCTATAATGAATGGGACGATTTGGAGAAAGGTAATACTTTCAGTAGCAGCACTTGTGTTGATGTTCATCACTGTGGCTTTTTCTGAAGGGGGCATTTATTTAGTTCCGATGTTGTTGCTGATGTACTTCTTCCGTGAGAAAAAAGAACACGGGAAATTGATAGTAGGTATTTTTGTATATACGCTGATTCTATTTTGCTTAGCTATCTTATCTTATACACAAATGCCTGATTACCAATCATTGTATCAGTTTTTGACGTTCGATAACGAATTCATGATGGTAACAGTCATTCCGTTCATTATTTTGTACAATGGAAAACTAGGAGGGACTGGACGCGCATTTGACAAGTATTTCTTCTATTTGTTCTATCCGATACATCTATGGATCATTTACTTGATCTATACCTTGATCAACTAA